A genome region from Rhizobium favelukesii includes the following:
- a CDS encoding sulfite oxidase, translating to MPTPHQPSLIVRQKSPQNIEFPFASLSDWLIPTELFFVRNHFPSPDLDARDWRLRVGGAVERPIELDLDSIKAMRSTTFTAVVECAGNGRVYYVPPKEGLQWQNGAVGNAAWTGVLLREILEMAGVKRTAREVLLAGADSGVVDTNKKTASPGPIAFARSLPLEKAIADSTILAYSMNEEPLTRDHGYPLRAVVGGWFGMAWVKWITHITVVEQPFLGYWQARDYFRWERSLGEPRLVPLAEMEVKAQIARPVQGAHLIVGQPYRIFGAAWSGEAVIRQVQVCTGDGRGWREGRLLETERPFAWRLWEYMWTPEEVGRYILRCRAIDGAGCVQPDLQRSDCESYAANWIVPVEVSVVAEPQTYEEEFVI from the coding sequence ATGCCGACACCACATCAGCCCAGTCTAATAGTTCGACAGAAATCCCCACAGAACATCGAGTTTCCGTTTGCGTCGCTCTCCGATTGGCTGATCCCAACCGAGCTGTTCTTCGTGCGAAACCATTTCCCATCGCCGGACCTCGATGCGCGAGACTGGAGATTGCGCGTTGGCGGGGCGGTGGAGCGGCCGATCGAACTTGACCTCGACAGCATCAAGGCGATGCGGAGCACGACTTTCACCGCCGTCGTCGAGTGTGCAGGGAACGGGCGCGTCTACTATGTGCCGCCGAAGGAGGGGTTGCAGTGGCAGAACGGAGCCGTCGGCAATGCCGCGTGGACAGGTGTTCTTCTGCGCGAGATTTTGGAAATGGCGGGCGTTAAGCGAACCGCACGTGAGGTTCTGCTCGCAGGCGCCGACAGCGGCGTCGTCGACACGAACAAGAAAACGGCTTCTCCCGGCCCCATCGCTTTTGCGCGCAGTTTACCGCTTGAGAAGGCCATCGCTGACAGCACGATCCTTGCCTATTCGATGAACGAGGAGCCGTTGACGCGCGATCACGGCTACCCGCTACGCGCGGTCGTGGGTGGCTGGTTCGGCATGGCTTGGGTCAAGTGGATCACGCATATCACGGTTGTGGAGCAACCGTTCCTTGGCTACTGGCAGGCGCGCGACTATTTCCGTTGGGAGCGCAGCCTCGGGGAACCCAGGCTGGTCCCCCTTGCGGAGATGGAGGTCAAAGCGCAGATCGCGCGTCCCGTACAGGGGGCGCATCTCATCGTCGGCCAACCGTACCGGATTTTCGGAGCCGCCTGGAGCGGAGAGGCTGTTATCCGGCAGGTGCAGGTCTGCACCGGAGATGGCAGGGGCTGGCGCGAGGGGAGGCTCCTCGAAACAGAACGTCCCTTTGCATGGCGCTTGTGGGAGTACATGTGGACCCCTGAAGAAGTGGGGCGATATATACTGCGATGTCGCGCGATCGATGGGGCGGGGTGCGTGCAGCCCGACCTCCAGCGTTCCGACTGCGAGAGCTACGCGGCCAATTGGATCGTTCCGGTGGAGGTTAGTGTCGTTGCCGAGCCACAGACGTACGAGGAGGAATTCGTGATCTAA